A single window of Oncorhynchus keta strain PuntledgeMale-10-30-2019 chromosome 34, Oket_V2, whole genome shotgun sequence DNA harbors:
- the LOC118366966 gene encoding putative methyltransferase DDB_G0268948: MTYRMFEEKDHASIYQRYRFVPPEEIRDIILHYLERKKVQPHALAVDLGCGTGQNSRLMAPHFQEVVGIDISECQLEEARAVTGFNNITYRKGTAEELPFPDASVDLLTAASAAHWFDQQRFLLEAGRVLKPCGCMALLGFADNFRLHYGSCGDRLTDICDEFKKVLLPYTSTQVAVSNTKLKELYTAIPFPDKERIECIPLKQQISVRNIVGFMESFSMYQAFQRAEPDAATALLQRTLDRFLKEMGVTSPDTLMEVTLEYFCVLASKPE, translated from the exons ATGACCTACCGGATGTTTGAGGAGAAAGACCATGCCTCCATCTACCAGAGGTACCGCTTTGTACCCCCAGAGGAGATCAGAGACATCATCCTGCATTACCTGGAAAGGAAG AAAGTCCAGCCTCATGCCCTAGCTGTGGACCTGGGCTGTGGGACAGGTCAGAACTCACGCCTGATGGCCCCACACTTCCAGGAAGTGGTGGGCATCGACATTAGCGAGTGCCAACTGGAGGAGGCCAGGGCAGTGACAGGGTTCAACAACATCACCTACAG GAAAGGGACAGCTGAGGAGCTGCCGTTTCCGGATGCTTCTGTGGACCTACTGACTGCAGCCTCAGCGGCCCATTGGTTTGACCAGCAGCGGTTCCTCTTGGAGGCAGGCCGGGTCCTGAAGCCTTGCGGCTGCATGGCTCTGCTTGGCTTTGCTGATAACTTCAGACTCCATTACGGCTCATGTGGGGACAGACTCACTGACATCTGTGATGAG TTCAAGAAGGTGCTGTTACCATACACCAGCACACAGGTAGCCGTGTCCAACACCAAACTAAAGGAGCTTTACACTGCTATCCCCTTCCCTGACAAAGAGAG AATTGAGTGTATCCCACTGAAGCAGCAGATCTCAGTGAGGAACATAGTGGGCTTCATGGAGTCCTTCTCCATGTACCAGGCCTTCCAGAGGGCCGagcctgatgctgccaccgcACTGCTGCAGAGAACACTTGACAG GTTTCTGAAGGAGATGGGAGTCACATCACCAGACACACTCATGGAAGTGACGCTGGAGTATTTCTGTGTCCTGGCGTCTAAACCGGAGTGA